The stretch of DNA GGGCATTTGGGATAGGCTTGTTTTGGTTAATCAAGTGTGACCCTGATTTCCAGTAGGAGAGGTGTTCCCAATGtttcctgtttgctgtgctATCCTGTCCAGTCCCACTTTGCGGGATGGCAGATGGGATCAGCGCGGCGGTGACCGGAGCCACATGAGGCACATTGTGGGGATGTGGTCAGCTCTCCATCAGCCCACCTGCCCATGCCAGGGGCTCTGTCCTGGGCAAGGTGCCAAGTCCTGGTGGGGTGCCACCATCACACCAATGAGAACAACCTAAGTCTCTCTAGGACAGGATCCAGAGGGCAGTTCAGCCACTCTCGTGACTCCAGCTGTACAAGATTCCCATCAAACCCCATGAACTCAACAGGGCCATCAATGGGCTTAAGTGCCTTGAAAGGGGtcagaaaaagggaagggggaggcagaGCCAAACAAGAAGTACTGCTAGAAATGAGTCCAATGAATCAGTTCAAAGTTCTGTGGGTCAGCCTTAGGATATTAAAATTTAGGTAGGTTGGATTCCAACCAtgaaggaagggggaaagggaattCTAAGAACCACAGCCCCTGGACCCATAGTACTGGCTCTCTCAGAGAGCTTAGTGCCCCTGTGAGAAGCAGGGCTGCTTGTTAGATGAAGGAATATCTCAGCATAAATATTTGGATCACTTCTGGTGTTTCTGCAGAACTCACATCTCTGACAGATTTCACGTTGTTCTCTTTTTGCTGGTACTAGATTGGGTGTAGccagccatgggcagagatGTGTCTCTGCTCAGTAGCTACACATGGTACCACTGTCCTCTGGGGAATCCCTTGGCTCTCCAAACCCTTCTGCaatccctgtgccacagcccttTCCCAGTGTTCAACGTGAAGGGGCAGAAGAAAGCCTCTACACTCCCAGTCCATTTCTGTGGGGTGCTGAGCTTCTGGGTTCACCCAGTTCACTCACCTGAGTTCAGGTTCACTCACCTGATTTCACCAGAACTAACCAGGCCAGCTGAATTTCTCTTTGGCAGCATTCACATACTGGTGGCTGATCTGTGTGACTGTTCCTGTTTTGCAGTATATTTCTAAGAATGTTTCTGCCACCGAGCACGTGATCCGAAGGGAAACAGAGACAACCTTTTCAGGAAGTCACTCCTGCTCCCCGTCTCATCACTGCTCCACAGCCACTCCAACGTCCAGCCAGAGGTGATGTGTACCATTTTCTCTGCACCTTTCTCCTGCTATTTGCCATAGGATGCTGTCAGATCCTAAGATTTGCCTTTCACCTCCCTTTCTGTTTTCACTTGATGTTTGGCTCTGTAGTGGCATACAGGCCATGTCTACACTGCAGGActttgcaggcacagctggtTAGTGAGAGGTAAGGAAAAGTGTGTTCCTTGACCTGCAGGGAGGTGCCAGCAGAATCCTGCAGGCCTGACATAGctggaaaacagaggaaatgaaCCTGTGCTTCCAAGCTTTGCACAGACCCAAACAGGAGGATGTGTGTAGGAAAGGTTTTGCAGGTTGTGTTTACAGCCACCCTGGGCATCTAAAATACTTCATGGAGCACACACAGGTTATGTGTTTCATGTTTGGAATGTATTTGCCTTGTGGGAGACAAAGTACACAAAATATCACCAAATGTTTTGATCAGTTCCTCAGAATCAAGGGCTGACTTGGAAGTCACAGGTTTtgaccagaaagaaaaagctccTGTTCAGTTTACCAACCTCCACCTCAGGTGGTGGTACCTCTTTCACTGGAAGCAATTCTGAAGCTTTTTGGAAAACCTGGTCTAGCAGGAAAGTACCAATAATGCTTTGTGACACAGGATGAGAcatattttttggttttatttcaaaataaccTTTGGGGGAAGAACACCATGGCTTGGAACCTGAACCTTCTCAAGGTTTTTGAGAACATTTAAATTGCAGATGGACTTTCCTATTTTTGAGATGTCCAGAAAAGTCCTTCAAATGCTCTAAAAAAAGTTCTGTAGGGTTTTGAGTTTGGATGTTCCAGTTCCTTCTCTTAGACAGCTCCTGTGCTTCTTCCAGTAAGTGACAGGGGTTTTCCTTGGAGATCACTTGCCTCTGGTATGTGACTGGCTCATATCCTTCATTAGCCTGATGGGGTTTTCTCCACTCATCCAGGAATGCAGGAATTCTTCCAGCTAAAGCTCACAGATGGCTCCAGGCAGGTTTCCTTAGGCTCCGGGCATTCCTCAGAGTTGAGGAAGTACTCTCAGTTACAGTGGGCAAGACCAACTTCAGATGTTGAACTTGGATTTTCAGGTGAATTCCTCCCCAGATTCGTCTGGTTATACCTCCAGCAAGTAGAGAGGAAGCCAGGAATGACTTGATCGGCTGGGAATGATtcttttttccagggaaatccCACTCCTCATGAGCTAGACAATacattttccaggtttttttgcATTCATACTcttcagcccagccctgggtaGGCATGTGCAATCTTGAGCCAGGTGCACAGAggctcctgtgcctgcagagctgcaccttGCTGGCCTTCCATGCTCACTTCAAAGGCCCGGGCCATCCCTGGGCACCTTCTGAAGACACAAAGGTGTGTCTGGAGGGCAGCATTAGCTCCTGACAGCTGTAGGGAGGAACCTACCTTGGGTACCCTCTGGTCCTGGCTACCTGCCACCTCATTTTCCTGAGTCAAGTGCAGCGAGCAGGTGCTTGTTGAAGTCATGCCAGAGGCAAACTACTGGCATAATCAGGCTCCATGTTACTCCATCAGTGCCTCTAATGAGGACGCTGTTTGAAGTTATAAATGAGCGTGTGCCTGGAGCCATCAATAATTAACAACTTCTTGGGAAATCTTAATGAGGACTGCTCTCCTCTGTAAACCCCCACCCAAAATCCTCCACCCACACTCCAGCTCCATCTGGTGCAGTTTGGGAGTTCAGAGGGGTTGCTCTCGTGGATCACGTGCTTCTGCAATGTTGGGGGTCAGCGTGGTGGCCGTGGCACTGGTGGGACCCCCATGTGCAGGTGGCCCTGTGCATCCTCTGAGTCCTTTTGGGATGTCCTCCTTGCACCAAGACTGGGCCCGTGGGGCTCCAACTGCTCAGCACATCATGGTCTTTGTCTAGCACCTTGAAAGTGTTTTGCTGCCAAAATCTTTGGTAGACTTTGCCCTGCTAATTTTGAGTGGCTTCTCCTGGCTCCCTCTCTGGTAGCAATTCCAGAGGGGCTGTCACTTGGCAGTGCAGGTGGCACATTTGAAGGAACTTGGCTGACTTGCCTTGGCATAGCCAATGTGTTGTTCCACACCCAGAACACTTTGCAAGCACAAAGCAGAATTGCCCTGGCCTCCCTCCAGAGGCTGTCCCATCCCGCTCCCAGCCATTTGTTCCATGGTGGGATAAATACCTGCTATTGCACTGGTTTACTTTCTTTGTCCTCTAATGGCATCTCCaagaaagagcaaagaaaggcaAATCAAAGGTAGGGCTGGGAATCTGGGCATCCCTGGCCAGATATATCCTaatgagagagagaggagggggacACTGGtgcagaggtgcagagctgAGCGTGAGCAGTGCCTGCGTCTTTGGAGGGAGCTGGGTGGGAATTCCTTACTCACTGTCTGCCTGGGCTTTCCTCCACAGACATGAAAGCCACACCTGGAGCTTGGAGCGAACAGAGAGCCTGACTTCAGACTCCCAGTCTGGGATAATGCTGTCCTCGGTGGGAACCAGTAAATGCAACAGCCCCGCGTGCGTGGAGGCGTGGGCGCGCCGCGGGGCCACCTTCTGCATCGAGGAGCAGCGGCGGCCCACGACGCAGTACCGCGACTCGGTGGATTCCCTGCGGGACTCGCCCCACAGCGAGAGGTCAGAGCCCGCTGCCTGGggccccacagcacagcagaggcaaGCCCCCATGCCTCCCTGCCaaactgtcttggtttgaaaggcaggtgtctgctagggaggggcaggacctccctagagagTGAGAATTCAAATCtgctccctccaaattattatgatttaggaaaattaaaggggctttcaggcagaggtatggggataggaataacagttctttactgttATATCTTTActgacaaagcaaacaaacaacaacaacaactacaacatcaataataaacagaaccaggaacctcgagggctttctttcacagagcctggagcagtttgatctcagtgcccctgcaggactcgAGAGACTGAGCTGGAAGTcaggaaagtcccaggctggtggatgagatgaggagctctgcactggtagctggagtggcaggggtgtcctggcagggcagggcagggcagggcagggctacagagtagcagaaagcctcaaagcagcagggaagaagtggcagtgggagcagggctggcccagcaggattcctgggcacacgagcagatggcagtagatttcccaggatgggatggagtgatggctgtgaactcttcccACAGCAAAATAGCAGCCTGACCTTCCTCTCCAATGCCAAAAGCAAGAGAGAGCAGCTGACCCCAGTCCTGTCCTTTATGTCCCCCAAAACTCGCATTATCTCCCCCATCTGAGAGAAACTCACAGAGACCCCgaaaacaataggtgtagcccaGTGCTAAagtctcctttggccacttcgTTTTGGTCAAGCACCCACAAGTAGTTAGTCttctagcaacttatggggaaaaaattctataagtaaaaCAAATATACAAACAAACAAGTCTAATCCCCAACACGAACCCAAAAATGTTTGCCTTTACCAGCCCTAGAGCAGCGGTGCCATGGTAGAATTGGGGAAACTCCAGCCCTGGTCCTACCAGAGGAAGCCAATTCCTCCAGGAGGTCACTCTGGTCggggcagcagccagctctgcacgCTGGTGGCAAAGGAGGTTTGGAGCACAGGGATGACAGGAGCAGAATGTGCCCAGCTGCAGTCAGCAACTGGTAGAGAAAAATTGGCTGGGAGAACACCCTGGGGAGCTTGGTGGGCTGCCAAGCAGGGCCTGGCCCTCAGGCACTTGGGGAAAAGGTGTCTGTCCTCAGCACGGTCCTGGATGGCCGGGTGAGAGGGTGCTGCATGAGGGCACAGCCTTGGGACAGGACTCGGTATGACCCAGCCTTCAAGGaacacagctgcagagctgagacagcagcagcaacacttGTCCTCCCCCCAGTCTGGTTCCTCATGGAGAAGAAGCACATCTCCACCCTTACTCCAGCCCTTTGGAGTAGCCATGAGTGACTCTTGGTGGCCACATGGCCCCTCTTGGGCTGCTACCCTTTAAGGCAGTGGAACTTGTCCAtgaggcagaggagaaaggcagcatctcctgctctCATTCCTGTCCCTGGTCCATTCAGGCAGACTGACCCAGCTGCCATGGAGATCTCACAAATCACAAAACAGGTAAAAAGGCCATGGACCAGTGAGAGAGCCCGGGCAGCTGGAATTGGGCAGAGACACCACTGGGGAGATCAACAGGAAATAAGATCTGCTCCTTAGAAAGAAGTGGTGCTGAAGGAAGGGCTGTGTGGAGAAGGGCTAGACCAGACCTGAGTGACCACACTGATTTTGTCACTAGAGTAAAATGGAAGTGGCAGATGGCTTTTTGAGACACAAGATTTTTGCTAAGTCAGAGAAGGCAATGCCCAGGGTTTCCCCATCTGCGGCCTGAGCAGAgagagggaattccagggacCTTCCTCAGAGACAagcctggcagctccagagggaaCAGAAGGCAGCTGTCAGGCAGATGAGAGGCAGAGAAGCCATGACTCAGCctgctgggagatgctgcagggtTTGCAGCGATGCAGAGTGGGAATTGTGCACCGAGTCCCTCGGGAGAAGCAGTTTGGGGGATGCTCAGCACATGCTGCCCACTGAAGCCAGCGGCTCACCCTCCCTTGGCACAGCAGTGCAAGGTCCCTCCGCCTGATTCCCCAGGAGAACCTCCACAAGCAGGTTCACTGGGGCCCTCGTGGGTCCCTGTGCGGGGTGTTCATCAAGGCACCGGCTCAGCTGGAGGTTTTTGGGGTCGCTCTGTGTCCAAACAGAGGTGTTCCTTTTGCAGGTACGTGTCGGCCCTGACCACACCAGCACGCCTGTCTCCCGTTGACTTCCACTACTCAATGCCCACGCAGGTGCCCACCTTCGAGATCACCTCCCCCAACTCGGCGCACGCCGTGTCCCTGCCGCCGGCGGCCCCCATCAGCTTCCGcgtggaggagcagcagcccctcctgcggCGGTACCAGCTCCCCTTCCAGGACACGCAGAGGTACGACAGCTACTACCAAAGGAAGACCTACCTAAACGACAGCATGGGGAGCCtgccctccagccccttccGCATCACAGAGGACGACGAGTACGAGACGACGCAGGAGTACGTCACAGCGCTAGAGCAGCCAAAGAAAACAGCCAGCAGCAACAGGCGgtggaaaaaatccaaactgaaCGGGCACATCCCTCACAGAGCCAGAGCCGTCCGGGACTCCTTCTCCTTGAGCAGCGCCTCTTACAGCGAGTCTGACGAGGAGCTGGTGGCCGAGAGCACCCCGTTCCTAAGCACTCAGAACAATGAGGCGGCGCACACGGAGTCGCCGCCGCCGCACCGGCCGGGCGACAGCCGGACTCACCACACGTGCCGCGGCGGCCTGGCGCACGCGGCGCCCAAAGCGGACCCCGACCCTCTCTAggcgccccccgcgcccgcAGCCGCGGCTCCGAGAGGAGGGAGGCCGAGGCGCGGcggggaaaacaaaaacaacaacccacacacacacaaacacacaaaaaaccccacacaaaccgcagaacaaaaaaaaggaacgcaatgaaaaacaaaaaaaaaacaaaaaacaaaaaacaaaaaacaaataaatatttttattttatataaaagaagggggggaaaaaacaccccccaaaaaaatataacgaataaaaatgttttattttcattttagcaaAGTTGTCTTATAATAGCTAACGACAATGACTTTTTTATAGGGAATCTCTATTTATATGTAATGTCTTGATTTACAGCTTCcgagaaaaaaaagtaaaaaaaaaaaaaaaaaaaaaaaaaaaagaagaagaaaagaaaacaaacaataaagttaaaaaaaaaagtgggccAATTTTTGActacttaaaaatagaaaacaaaactatCGTGGTGCCTTTTGCTGTATGCTAGTGCTGGGATTCATGCCGAGGATTCTGTTTCAGTAGCATTTTTAAGGTCATAGATTTTTGTTTGGGAGACAACCTGTCACAAGGGCGCTCTTCTGTTGGAAGAAAACAGCCTTGCCACTTTGCCCCGTTCCCTGCTATTAATGATCTTATTCTTTGAAGTATTGTTTAAACACACTTTAAGGACATGAGTGGGAGCATTTCCATTGTCATGTCTAATGAGGATCTATCTTGCCCTGTAAACTACTTGTATTTTCGCTTaaatcaggagaaaaagaaacccaacagCACTGtgctgaaatgcagaaataacGTTTCTTTTGCCACACAGgtaggaagagaaaatgaaatcatgcagcagcagcagcaaccctTACAATATAGCTCTCAACCCTTGGCCATCTCACCGGTGGGTCTGGATGGGGTTGGCGCAGGTTTGTGGTGAGGCCAGGCAGACgcccctgtgcccagggtgggTCACACCTGTCCCGTACCCTCGAATCCGGGTCGCTGAGCCAGCCCTGGTGGTGGCCCTGGCGGTGGTCCTGGCGGGCAGCTCCGTTCAGCCGCGGTGCCCGTGGCCGCGTGGCCGCCCCAGTGCCGTGCCGGCCGCGGCGTCCCCTTGGCTGAGCACTGCGGCGCCCTGGGGCTGCCGGAGCCGTGGTGGCCTGCGTGACACCCTCGGCCGGGGTgccaggggacacccagggggtGGTCCCATGGCACAGATGGCCGCGTGTCACCCTGGCCACGGAGCCGGGCAGTGGCCGGCCGTGCTGCCCCAGCGGTCAGCAGGGCCCCGGGCGCTTTGGGCTCCTCTTGTGGCCCTGCCTTGGCGGGGCAGGCCCCGCGTGGGGCAGCCCAGCGAGCGGATTCTCCCGTACGGCCGTGCCACGTGTTGCAAAGACAGTTGTCACCGTCACGTCCTGCCATTGGTGACGGACGTCGCCTTCCCAACCCCGGAGCAGCTCTGGCCATCGGCTCTGTGGCGCAAAGAGACAGTCCTGCGTGTCCAGGCGGCAGAGCATCCCCCGTGGAAGTGCCCCCTCTCCTCAGTTCTCTGCAGCAAACCTGTTTACATTGTAGcctgacttttttctttttatatttttacttctgCATGTCCTTTGCATTTCAGATACTGTAGATTGGATGCATGGTGAAGCTGTGACTGAGAAGATAATACAACAATTGACAGTGTATtatttcatttaacttttagcaaTAAAGTAACTAAACCCTCTATTCCTCACCCATGATGGGGTCAGATAGAAAACTCTGCTAATTTGTCATAAGATGATTGTCAAAGTTTGCTCTGGATTGTCTGAATGTCAGAACTCTTGACTGTTTAACACTTGaacattttttatattataaataaaataagaaataacaAACTGTGGGCTGCATTAATCTCAGGCCCTTTGAGGGGGTAAATGGGGAGCTGTGACAGGCACCATACACGGAATCACAGACTGGTtgaggctggaagagacttcttCCACAATTCCTGCTCCACCAGCTCACCCAGAGTCAGCTGCCCACGCCTGTGCCCAGTCAGGGTTTGAGTATCTTCAGAGATGGCAGTAGCACAACTTCTTTGGGTAACCTCTGCCAGTGTTTTGTCCCTCTCAAAGCAAAAATTTGTCTTCTTGTATTCAGACTGGActtacttatttttaatttgggcCCTTTGCCTCATTTACTATTTTAGGCCCATTACCTTGTGTCCTGGACACTGCTGAGAAGAGTCCAGCTCCCTGTTTTTCACTGCCATCCACAGGATATTTATACACATGGATAAGGCCCCCCTGAGCCTgcttcctctccaggctggacattccAGCTCCCTCATTCTTTCCTCATGTGAGAGATGCTCTGGTTCAGTAAAGATCTTTATGCCCATGAAGACCCACAGATGAATGTTTTTGTACCTGGCATGGACATTTGAccttctctgcagggctcaggagTGGAGGCTCCCTGAGGTGAGTGAATGCTATCCACACATCTCCTGGGGGATGCcattcctcctccagctgcagaccAGGAGATGTCCCTTCACTTGAACCAAGGAAGTTTCCAGTTGTGCCAAGAGAGGTCAGGATGCTTGGCATGTGCTGTGACCTGGCACTTATTTCAGTGACTGCAGTAGAGTGGAGATGTGTGCGtccatccctgccagctcccacaAAACAGCTCCCTTGTTCAACTCCTCCACAGCAAATCTGGCCAACCCCATGCAGGGGACTCAGTGACAATGTGGTGTGGTCACAGTCCCTGAGGTGGCACCATGGCTCCATCCAGCTCAGAAGCCGCTCCCCTGTTCCTGCTCAGTGACATGAACAGGTATCCAAAACTCCCCGCTGACCTCACTTATCAGGAGAGGGATCTGTTATGGTGAGTCAGCCCTATTGAGATGGATAGGTTAGAACTAATTGATCtgattggaactagatgatttttaatgtcctttccaacccaaatcattctgtgattctat from Prinia subflava isolate CZ2003 ecotype Zambia chromosome 16, Cam_Psub_1.2, whole genome shotgun sequence encodes:
- the NRG2 gene encoding pro-neuregulin-2, membrane-bound isoform isoform X3; translated protein: MSESKKKVKGKSKKNKEGKKGEREPDPGKAVPPKLKKLKSPNVHVGEKISLKCEATAGNPQPSYKWFKDGKELKKSKDIRIKYGNGKKISRLQFNKVKLEDAGEYSCEAENVLGKDTAKGSLNVKSVTTTLSSWSGHARKCNETAKSYCVNGGVCYYIEGINQLSCKCPNGFFGQRCLEKLPLRLYMPDPKQKAEELYQKRVLTITGICVALLVVGIVCVVAYCKTKKQRKQMHNHLRQNMCPAHQNRSLANGPSHPRLDPEEIQMADYISKNVSATEHVIRRETETTFSGSHSCSPSHHCSTATPTSSQRHESHTWSLERTESLTSDSQSGIMLSSVGTSKCNSPACVEAWARRGATFCIEEQRRPTTQYRDSVDSLRDSPHSERYVSALTTPARLSPVDFHYSMPTQVPTFEITSPNSAHAVSLPPAAPISFRVEEQQPLLRRYQLPFQDTQRYDSYYQRKTYLNDSMGSLPSSPFRITEDDEYETTQEYVTALEQPKKTASSNRRWKKSKLNGHIPHRARAVRDSFSLSSASYSESDEELVAESTPFLSTQNNEAAHTESPPPHRPGDSRTHHTCRGGLAHAAPKADPDPL
- the NRG2 gene encoding pro-neuregulin-2, membrane-bound isoform isoform X1; translated protein: MSESKKKVKGKSKKNKEGKKGEREPDPGKAVPPKLKKLKSPNVHVGEKISLKCEATAGNPQPSYKWFKDGKELKKSKDIRIKYGNGKKISRLQFNKVKLEDAGEYSCEAENVLGKDTAKGSLNVKSGTTKAPQVLPASETKIVVMEEELTTTLSSWSGHARKCNETAKSYCVNGGVCYYIEGINQLSCKCPNGFFGQRCLEKLPLRLYMPDPKQKAEELYQKRVLTITGICVALLVVGIVCVVAYCKTKKQRKQMHNHLRQNMCPAHQNRSLANGPSHPRLDPEEIQMADYISKNVSATEHVIRRETETTFSGSHSCSPSHHCSTATPTSSQRHESHTWSLERTESLTSDSQSGIMLSSVGTSKCNSPACVEAWARRGATFCIEEQRRPTTQYRDSVDSLRDSPHSERYVSALTTPARLSPVDFHYSMPTQVPTFEITSPNSAHAVSLPPAAPISFRVEEQQPLLRRYQLPFQDTQRYDSYYQRKTYLNDSMGSLPSSPFRITEDDEYETTQEYVTALEQPKKTASSNRRWKKSKLNGHIPHRARAVRDSFSLSSASYSESDEELVAESTPFLSTQNNEAAHTESPPPHRPGDSRTHHTCRGGLAHAAPKADPDPL
- the NRG2 gene encoding pro-neuregulin-2, membrane-bound isoform isoform X2; protein product: MLLKQEAEHDVMGNPLTDLSYAAVPPKLKKLKSPNVHVGEKISLKCEATAGNPQPSYKWFKDGKELKKSKDIRIKYGNGKKISRLQFNKVKLEDAGEYSCEAENVLGKDTAKGSLNVKSGTTKAPQVLPASETKIVVMEEELTTTLSSWSGHARKCNETAKSYCVNGGVCYYIEGINQLSCKCPNGFFGQRCLEKLPLRLYMPDPKQKAEELYQKRVLTITGICVALLVVGIVCVVAYCKTKKQRKQMHNHLRQNMCPAHQNRSLANGPSHPRLDPEEIQMADYISKNVSATEHVIRRETETTFSGSHSCSPSHHCSTATPTSSQRHESHTWSLERTESLTSDSQSGIMLSSVGTSKCNSPACVEAWARRGATFCIEEQRRPTTQYRDSVDSLRDSPHSERYVSALTTPARLSPVDFHYSMPTQVPTFEITSPNSAHAVSLPPAAPISFRVEEQQPLLRRYQLPFQDTQRYDSYYQRKTYLNDSMGSLPSSPFRITEDDEYETTQEYVTALEQPKKTASSNRRWKKSKLNGHIPHRARAVRDSFSLSSASYSESDEELVAESTPFLSTQNNEAAHTESPPPHRPGDSRTHHTCRGGLAHAAPKADPDPL